A stretch of the Bacillus anthracis str. Vollum genome encodes the following:
- the leuS gene encoding leucine--tRNA ligase — protein MSFNHQEIEKKWQGYWEENKTFRTPDETEKPKFYALDMFPYPSGAGLHVGHPEGYTATDILSRMKRMQGYNVLHPMGWDAFGLPAEQYALDTGNSPAEFTEHNINTFRNQIKSLGFSYDWDREVNTTDPNYYKWTQWIFLKLFEKGLAYVDEVPVNWCPALGTVLANEEIIDGKSERGGHPVERRPMRQWMLKITAYGDRLLEDLDELDWPESLKDMQRNWIGRSEGAEVHFNIDGTDEKFTVFTTRPDTLFGASYCVLAPEHALVADITTADQKEAVEAYINSVKMKSDLERTELAKEKTGVFTGAYAVNPVNGEKLPIWIADYVLATYGTGAVMAVPAHDERDYEFASTFNLPMKEVVKGGDITKEAYTGDGAHVNSAFLDGLNKEEAIAKMIEWLEVTSAGNQKVTYRLRDWLFSRQRYWGEPIPVIHWEDGTMTAVKEEELPLVLPKTENIRPSGTGESPLANIDEWVNVVDPETGKKGRRETNTMPQWAGSCWYYLRYIDPNNSEALVDPEKVKQWLPVDIYIGGAEHAVLHLLYARFWHKVLYDIGVVPTKEPFQQLFNQGMILGENNEKMSKSKGNVVNPDDIVASHGADTLRLYEMFMGPLDASIAWSENGLDGARRFLDRVWRLFVQDNGELSEKITDAPNKDLEKAYHQTVKKVTEDYAELRFNTAISQMMVFINDAYKAETLPKEYVEGFVKMIAPVAPHIGEELWSKLGYNETITYASWPTFDESKLVEDEVEIVVQVMGKVRAKLTMSKDASKDEMEKLALEAIQDQIEGKTVRKVIVVPGKLVNVVAN, from the coding sequence ATGAGCTTTAATCATCAAGAAATTGAGAAGAAGTGGCAAGGGTACTGGGAAGAGAATAAAACATTCCGTACGCCAGATGAGACAGAAAAACCAAAATTTTATGCACTAGATATGTTCCCATATCCATCAGGTGCAGGCCTACACGTAGGACATCCAGAAGGTTATACAGCAACGGATATTTTATCTCGTATGAAGCGTATGCAAGGGTATAACGTTCTTCATCCAATGGGATGGGATGCATTCGGTCTTCCAGCAGAGCAATATGCACTTGATACTGGAAACAGCCCGGCTGAATTTACAGAGCATAATATTAATACGTTCCGTAACCAAATTAAATCATTAGGTTTCTCTTACGATTGGGACCGTGAAGTAAATACAACAGATCCAAACTACTACAAGTGGACACAATGGATCTTCCTAAAACTATTTGAAAAAGGCTTAGCTTACGTTGATGAAGTACCTGTAAACTGGTGCCCAGCACTTGGTACAGTACTTGCAAACGAAGAAATCATTGACGGTAAGAGTGAGCGCGGTGGACATCCAGTTGAGCGTCGTCCGATGAGACAGTGGATGTTAAAAATTACAGCTTACGGAGATCGTCTATTAGAAGATCTAGACGAGCTTGATTGGCCAGAAAGCTTAAAAGATATGCAACGTAACTGGATCGGTCGTTCTGAAGGTGCAGAAGTACACTTCAACATCGACGGTACAGATGAGAAGTTCACAGTTTTCACAACGCGCCCTGATACACTATTTGGTGCAAGCTACTGTGTACTTGCTCCGGAACATGCGCTTGTTGCTGACATTACAACTGCTGATCAAAAAGAAGCTGTAGAAGCTTACATTAATTCTGTAAAAATGAAGAGTGATCTAGAGCGTACAGAACTTGCGAAAGAGAAAACTGGTGTATTCACTGGTGCTTATGCAGTTAACCCAGTAAATGGTGAGAAATTACCAATCTGGATCGCTGATTACGTTCTTGCAACTTACGGAACAGGTGCTGTAATGGCGGTTCCAGCTCACGATGAGCGTGACTATGAATTTGCATCAACGTTCAATCTTCCAATGAAGGAAGTTGTAAAAGGTGGAGATATTACGAAAGAAGCATACACAGGTGATGGTGCTCACGTAAACTCAGCATTCCTTGATGGTTTAAATAAAGAAGAAGCAATCGCAAAAATGATTGAATGGCTTGAAGTAACGAGCGCAGGAAATCAAAAAGTAACATACCGTCTACGTGACTGGTTATTCAGCCGTCAACGTTACTGGGGTGAGCCAATTCCAGTAATTCACTGGGAAGATGGCACAATGACAGCTGTGAAAGAAGAAGAATTACCATTAGTTCTTCCGAAAACAGAAAACATCCGTCCTTCAGGTACAGGTGAATCACCACTTGCTAACATTGACGAGTGGGTAAATGTTGTTGATCCTGAGACTGGTAAAAAAGGTCGTCGTGAAACAAATACAATGCCGCAATGGGCTGGTAGCTGCTGGTATTACCTACGTTACATCGATCCAAACAACAGCGAAGCACTTGTAGATCCTGAAAAAGTAAAACAATGGCTTCCAGTTGATATTTATATCGGTGGTGCAGAACACGCTGTACTTCACTTACTATATGCTCGTTTCTGGCATAAAGTATTATACGATATCGGTGTAGTTCCAACGAAAGAGCCGTTCCAACAATTATTCAACCAAGGTATGATTCTAGGTGAAAACAACGAGAAAATGAGTAAATCAAAAGGTAACGTTGTAAACCCTGATGATATCGTAGCAAGCCACGGTGCAGATACACTTCGTCTATACGAAATGTTCATGGGACCATTAGATGCTTCAATCGCTTGGTCTGAAAATGGTCTTGATGGAGCACGTCGTTTCCTAGATCGCGTATGGCGCCTATTCGTTCAAGATAACGGTGAATTAAGTGAGAAAATTACTGATGCACCAAATAAAGATCTTGAAAAAGCTTACCACCAAACAGTCAAGAAAGTAACAGAAGACTATGCAGAGCTTCGCTTCAACACAGCGATTTCTCAAATGATGGTGTTCATCAACGATGCATACAAAGCTGAAACACTTCCGAAAGAATATGTAGAAGGTTTCGTAAAAATGATTGCACCAGTTGCACCTCACATCGGGGAAGAGCTATGGAGCAAACTTGGATACAATGAAACAATCACATATGCAAGCTGGCCAACATTTGATGAGTCTAAACTTGTAGAAGATGAAGTTGAAATCGTTGTTCAAGTTATGGGTAAAGTTCGCGCAAAACTAACAATGAGTAAAGACGCATCAAAAGACGAAATGGAAAAACTTGCACTTGAAGCAATTCAAGACCAAATCGAAGGAAAAACAGTTCGTAAAGTAATTGTAGTTCCTGGAAAACTTGTTAACGTTGTTGCAAACTAA
- the gerHC gene encoding spore germination protein GerHC, with translation MEKIKSKLILISCIALFSLTGCLQKNIIDDVQLIQGTVFDTAKDNKVKVTFVCPIQKKGNKVQVFEGTANAVKQVKADTSLESSQPFASGQMRVALYTIRLAKKGMSTSFDTLLRDVNIGNALYAALLDGNGTELLKGKYSTSYNVAIYIKKLLEHNMETGPLPADNLHIGAFRYYQEGQDYYIPILKKHGDKIKITGIGLFKKDKYIGKIAEKDMFIFKGLLEKHKLDSHEFKTDSAYVMINNIRSVPTYDIKIKNGKPSFFIHVRLDARIQELSKQINLENNKNTKNIEKDVQKQLDKQAAKLIKHLKSLGVDPLGLGAKYKQHYRPFKLEEWRQLYKDVPVTIKYTVNITNSGVIE, from the coding sequence ATGGAAAAAATCAAAAGCAAATTAATACTTATTTCTTGTATAGCTCTTTTTAGTTTAACTGGATGTTTACAAAAAAATATTATCGATGATGTACAACTGATTCAAGGAACCGTTTTTGATACAGCAAAGGATAATAAAGTAAAAGTAACATTCGTTTGTCCCATTCAGAAAAAAGGAAATAAAGTTCAAGTTTTTGAAGGAACTGCAAATGCGGTAAAACAAGTAAAAGCAGACACATCGTTAGAATCTTCTCAACCTTTTGCTAGTGGGCAAATGCGTGTCGCTTTATATACGATAAGACTTGCAAAAAAAGGAATGTCTACTTCATTCGATACATTACTTCGAGATGTGAATATAGGGAACGCTTTATATGCAGCTTTATTAGATGGGAATGGTACTGAACTTTTAAAAGGCAAATATTCGACTTCATACAACGTTGCAATTTATATAAAAAAATTGCTAGAACATAATATGGAGACCGGACCTTTACCAGCGGATAATCTACATATAGGAGCATTTCGCTATTATCAAGAGGGGCAAGACTACTATATTCCAATTTTAAAAAAACATGGGGATAAAATAAAAATTACCGGTATTGGTCTTTTTAAAAAGGACAAATATATCGGTAAAATTGCGGAAAAAGATATGTTCATCTTTAAAGGACTATTAGAGAAACATAAATTAGATTCACATGAATTTAAAACAGATTCTGCGTACGTAATGATTAATAATATTCGTTCTGTTCCAACTTACGATATAAAAATTAAAAACGGGAAGCCTTCCTTTTTCATTCACGTCCGTCTTGATGCACGTATTCAAGAACTATCAAAACAAATTAACTTAGAAAATAACAAGAACACAAAAAACATTGAAAAAGATGTCCAAAAACAATTAGATAAACAAGCTGCTAAGTTAATTAAGCACCTTAAATCTTTAGGCGTCGATCCTCTTGGGCTAGGAGCTAAATATAAACAACATTATCGCCCATTCAAATTAGAAGAATGGAGACAATTGTACAAAGATGTTCCAGTTACTATAAAATACACCGTAAATATTACAAATTCTGGTGTGATTGAATGA
- a CDS encoding BclA C-terminal domain-containing protein yields MEGNGGKSKIKSPLNSNFKILSDLVGPTFPPVPTGMTGITGSTGATGNTGPTGETGATGSAGITGSTGPTGNTGGTGSTGPTGNTGATGSTGVTGSTGVTGSTGVTGSTGVTGSTGPTGETGGTGSTGVTGSTGATGSTGVTGNTGPTGSTGATGNTGSIGETGGTGSMGPTGETGVTGSTGGTGSTGVTGNTGPTGSTGVTGSTGVTGSTGPTGSTGVTGSTGPTGSTGVTGSTGVTGNMGPTGSTGVTGNTGSTGTTGATGETGPMGSTGATGTTGPTGETGETGETGGTGSTGPTGNTGATGSTGVTGSTGVTGSTGVTGETGPTGSTGATGNTGPTGETGGTGSTGATGSTGVTGNTGPTGSTGVTGNTGPTGSTGATGNTGPIGETGGTGSTGPTGETGGTGSTGVTGSTGVTGNTGATGETGPTGSTGATGNTGPTGSTGVTGNTGPIGSTGATGETGPTGSMGATGNTGATGETGPTGSTGVTGNTGATGETGPTGNTGATGNTGPTGETGVTGSTGPTGETGVTGSTGPTGNTGATGETGATGSTGVTGNTGSTGETGPTGSTGPTGSTGATGVTGNTGPTGSTGATGATGSTGPTGSTGTTGNTGVTGDTGPTGATGVSTTATYAFANNTSGSVISVLLGGTNIPLPNNQNIGPGITVSGGNTVFTVANAGNYYIAYTINLTAGLLVSSRITVNGSPLAGTINSPTVATGSFSATIIASLPAGAAVSLQLFGVVALATLSTATPGATLTIIRLS; encoded by the coding sequence GTGGAAGGAAATGGTGGTAAATCCAAAATAAAAAGTCCATTAAATTCTAATTTCAAGATATTGTCAGATCTAGTTGGCCCTACTTTTCCTCCAGTTCCAACTGGAATGACAGGGATAACGGGAAGTACGGGAGCAACGGGAAACACGGGTCCAACGGGAGAAACGGGAGCAACGGGAAGCGCCGGGATAACAGGAAGTACGGGTCCAACGGGAAACACGGGAGGAACAGGAAGCACAGGTCCAACGGGAAACACGGGAGCAACAGGAAGTACTGGGGTAACAGGAAGCACCGGGGTAACAGGAAGTACGGGAGTAACAGGAAGTACTGGGGTAACAGGAAGTACGGGTCCAACAGGAGAAACGGGAGGAACAGGAAGTACTGGGGTAACAGGAAGTACAGGGGCAACAGGAAGCACCGGGGTAACAGGAAATACGGGTCCCACAGGAAGTACCGGAGCAACGGGAAACACAGGTTCAATAGGAGAAACGGGAGGAACAGGAAGTATGGGTCCAACAGGAGAAACGGGAGTGACAGGAAGTACGGGAGGAACAGGAAGCACCGGGGTAACTGGAAACACGGGTCCAACGGGAAGCACCGGAGTGACGGGAAGCACGGGAGTGACGGGAAGCACAGGTCCAACGGGAAGCACGGGAGTGACGGGAAGCACAGGTCCAACAGGAAGTACTGGGGTAACAGGAAGCACCGGGGTAACAGGAAACATGGGGCCAACGGGAAGCACCGGGGTAACAGGAAATACGGGATCGACAGGAACCACGGGAGCAACCGGAGAAACAGGTCCAATGGGAAGTACGGGAGCAACGGGAACCACGGGTCCGACAGGAGAAACGGGAGAAACGGGAGAAACGGGAGGAACAGGAAGCACAGGTCCAACGGGAAACACGGGAGCAACAGGAAGTACTGGGGTAACAGGAAGCACCGGGGTAACAGGAAGTACGGGAGTAACAGGAGAAACAGGTCCAACGGGAAGTACGGGAGCAACGGGAAACACGGGTCCAACAGGAGAAACGGGAGGAACAGGAAGTACAGGGGCAACAGGAAGCACTGGGGTAACAGGAAATACGGGTCCAACAGGAAGCACCGGGGTAACAGGAAATACGGGTCCAACAGGAAGCACCGGAGCAACGGGAAACACAGGTCCAATAGGAGAAACGGGAGGAACAGGAAGTACGGGTCCAACAGGAGAAACGGGAGGAACAGGAAGCACTGGGGTAACAGGAAGCACTGGGGTAACAGGAAATACGGGAGCAACAGGAGAAACAGGTCCAACGGGAAGTACGGGAGCAACGGGAAACACGGGTCCAACAGGAAGCACTGGGGTAACCGGAAACACAGGTCCAATAGGAAGTACGGGAGCAACAGGAGAAACAGGTCCAACGGGAAGTATGGGAGCAACGGGAAACACGGGAGCAACCGGAGAAACGGGTCCAACAGGAAGCACCGGGGTAACCGGAAATACGGGAGCAACAGGAGAAACAGGTCCAACAGGAAATACGGGAGCGACGGGAAATACCGGTCCAACAGGAGAAACGGGAGTGACAGGAAGTACGGGTCCAACAGGAGAAACGGGAGTGACAGGAAGTACGGGTCCAACAGGAAACACGGGAGCAACAGGAGAAACGGGAGCAACAGGAAGTACTGGGGTAACAGGAAACACGGGTTCAACAGGAGAAACAGGTCCAACGGGAAGTACGGGTCCAACAGGAAGCACCGGAGCAACGGGAGTGACGGGAAACACAGGTCCAACCGGAAGCACCGGAGCAACGGGAGCAACAGGAAGCACAGGTCCGACCGGCAGCACCGGAACAACAGGAAATACGGGAGTAACAGGAGATACCGGTCCAACAGGAGCGACCGGGGTTAGTACAACTGCAACGTACGCGTTTGCGAATAATACATCAGGAAGTGTTATTTCTGTTTTGTTAGGTGGCACGAATATTCCGTTACCAAACAATCAAAATATTGGACCGGGAATAACTGTTAGTGGTGGGAATACTGTATTTACAGTTGCGAATGCAGGGAATTATTATATAGCCTATACAATTAATTTAACAGCAGGCTTACTTGTAAGTTCCCGTATAACTGTAAATGGCAGTCCGCTTGCGGGAACGATAAACTCCCCGACAGTGGCTACTGGTTCATTTAGTGCAACAATAATTGCTAGCTTGCCTGCTGGAGCTGCCGTTAGCTTACAACTATTTGGAGTAGTTGCGTTGGCTACATTATCTACGGCAACGCCAGGAGCTACTTTAACGATTATTAGATTGAGTTAA
- a CDS encoding spore germination protein translates to MGINLRKVKIINNTGAVNVGDCYDISPLAVAKVYAGAGGSSAAIFLNGKRQPEAVIRTSVFLPPLATSTRTLGS, encoded by the coding sequence ATGGGGATTAACTTGCGGAAAGTAAAAATTATAAATAATACAGGGGCTGTTAATGTCGGCGATTGTTATGATATCTCACCTTTAGCTGTAGCAAAAGTATATGCAGGTGCTGGGGGATCGAGTGCGGCTATCTTTTTAAATGGAAAAAGACAGCCAGAAGCGGTGATTAGAACATCAGTATTTCTTCCACCATTAGCAACGAGTACACGTACATTAGGTTCATAG
- a CDS encoding spore germination protein — translation MSKVQEKYQISPIFVFFLIHGAQFGAGVLGFARIIAKAAGYDGWMGVLITGLCIHLLIWMMYFLLKETNGNLIDLQRQTFGKWIGNVFNIIFAAYFLIVSISVIRTYVEIIQVWMFPTASTFMLTLFLCLVSYYIISSGFRVITGICVISVGGTIGYLFLSLFVLKYSHWDNLLPIFTHSFSDILKSAQLSIYSMTGFEIYLMVYPFVKKPMQSHKYAQLGALFSNLLYLFSTLLAFAFFSEKQLLKTIWAQLSMTQVIQLPFIERLEYIAISGYALVIISSFILPLWASMRATHEIFRVKQRGILIAFIIITLIISQLLTNRQDINNFISNASKVSFWLIYVYIPILFIIVWVKRKWKKSKAN, via the coding sequence ATGAGTAAAGTTCAAGAAAAATATCAAATATCTCCTATCTTCGTTTTCTTCTTAATTCACGGTGCACAGTTTGGAGCTGGCGTTCTCGGCTTCGCTAGAATCATCGCAAAGGCCGCTGGATACGACGGATGGATGGGCGTTCTAATCACAGGACTCTGTATCCATCTCCTTATATGGATGATGTATTTTTTATTAAAAGAAACAAATGGAAATTTAATTGATTTACAAAGGCAAACGTTTGGAAAGTGGATAGGGAATGTCTTTAATATCATTTTTGCAGCTTATTTTTTAATCGTTAGTATTTCCGTTATTCGAACGTATGTCGAAATTATTCAAGTATGGATGTTTCCTACCGCTTCCACCTTTATGTTAACACTCTTTTTGTGCTTAGTTAGCTATTACATTATCTCTTCTGGATTTCGTGTCATTACTGGCATTTGTGTCATCTCTGTCGGTGGTACAATTGGGTATTTGTTTCTGAGCCTATTTGTTTTGAAATACTCACATTGGGACAACTTACTCCCTATATTTACACATTCTTTTTCAGACATTTTAAAATCCGCTCAACTGTCAATCTACAGTATGACCGGTTTTGAGATTTACCTCATGGTGTATCCATTTGTTAAAAAGCCTATGCAATCTCATAAATACGCTCAGCTTGGAGCACTATTTTCAAATCTTCTATATCTATTTAGCACCCTTTTAGCCTTTGCATTTTTTAGTGAAAAACAATTGTTAAAAACGATATGGGCCCAACTTTCTATGACCCAAGTCATTCAATTACCATTTATAGAAAGACTCGAATATATCGCAATTTCAGGCTATGCACTCGTTATTATTTCAAGTTTTATCCTCCCTTTATGGGCGTCAATGAGAGCAACGCATGAAATATTCCGTGTAAAACAAAGAGGTATTTTGATCGCTTTTATCATTATCACTCTCATTATTTCGCAACTTTTAACAAACAGACAAGATATTAATAACTTTATTAGTAATGCATCGAAAGTTAGTTTTTGGCTCATTTACGTATACATCCCAATCCTATTTATTATTGTGTGGGTGAAAAGAAAATGGAAAAAATCAAAAGCAAATTAA
- a CDS encoding alpha/beta fold hydrolase: MQIVKKEKFILKEYTFENGRTIPVQMGYETYGTLNRERSNVILICHYFSATSHAAGKYTAHDEESGWWDGLIGPGKAIDTNQYFVICTDNLCNVQVKNPHVITTGPKSINPKTGDEYAMDFPVFTFLDVARMQCELIKDMGIARLHAVMGPSAGGMIAQQWAVHYPHMVERMIGVITNPQNPIITSVNVAQNAIEAIRLDPSWKGGKYGEEQPMKGLQLANRMMFMNAFDEHFYETTYPRNSIEVEPYEKVSSLTSFEKEINKLTYRSIELVDANSWMYTAKAVLLHDIAHGFSSLEEALSNVEANVLMIPCKQDLLQPSRYNYKMVDLLQKQGKYAEVYEIESINGHMAGVFDIHLFEKKVYEFLNRKVSSFV; encoded by the coding sequence GTGCAAATTGTAAAAAAGGAGAAGTTTATTTTAAAGGAGTATACATTTGAAAATGGTAGGACAATTCCTGTTCAAATGGGGTATGAGACGTATGGTACTTTAAATAGAGAGAGATCCAATGTGATTTTGATTTGTCATTATTTTAGTGCAACTAGTCACGCGGCAGGAAAATATACAGCGCATGATGAGGAGTCTGGCTGGTGGGATGGTTTAATTGGACCGGGAAAAGCAATTGATACAAATCAATACTTTGTTATATGCACTGATAATCTTTGTAATGTGCAGGTGAAGAACCCTCATGTAATTACAACGGGGCCGAAATCAATTAATCCGAAAACTGGAGATGAATATGCGATGGATTTTCCGGTTTTTACATTTCTTGATGTAGCTCGTATGCAATGCGAGTTAATAAAAGATATGGGAATCGCAAGGTTACACGCTGTAATGGGACCATCAGCTGGCGGGATGATTGCGCAGCAATGGGCTGTTCATTACCCTCATATGGTAGAGCGGATGATTGGTGTTATTACGAACCCACAAAATCCAATTATTACGTCGGTAAATGTAGCGCAAAATGCAATTGAGGCTATCCGGCTGGATCCGAGTTGGAAGGGCGGGAAATATGGAGAAGAGCAGCCAATGAAGGGGCTTCAGTTAGCAAATAGAATGATGTTTATGAACGCGTTTGATGAGCATTTTTATGAAACAACCTACCCTCGTAATAGTATAGAAGTGGAACCGTATGAAAAGGTTTCTTCATTAACATCATTTGAGAAAGAGATAAACAAATTGACATATAGAAGTATAGAGTTAGTAGATGCAAATTCGTGGATGTACACTGCGAAAGCAGTTTTATTACATGACATTGCGCATGGATTTTCGTCTTTAGAAGAGGCGCTGTCTAATGTAGAAGCAAATGTACTTATGATTCCGTGTAAACAAGATTTGCTTCAGCCGTCACGTTATAATTATAAAATGGTAGACCTATTGCAAAAACAAGGGAAGTATGCAGAAGTATATGAGATAGAAAGTATAAATGGGCATATGGCGGGAGTATTTGATATTCATTTATTTGAAAAGAAAGTGTATGAGTTTTTAAATCGGAAAGTATCTAGCTTTGTGTAG
- a CDS encoding spore germination protein: protein MIWNWLRKKKKLNTTEKNETDNSEQKPNNQEDDNKEQTRSTKHNKSNNSEQKKEEHKESSQDKQQNQSNQNQQQSAKQDESSQGQQNHSKQDDSDQGQQQHSKQGNSDQGQQQHSKQGDSNQGQQNHSKQNDSDQGQQQHSKQDESSQEQQNHSKQDDSDQDDSFQDTQQSSKQDDLAQDKQQHSKQDNSDQDKQQNSKGNSIYDFSKPEKDRIHSLQDLIEKLKKSSDFVNYHTSDDETMPYWISYYRPSLDGEKLQKYLMPTLLERPNASLEELKEHIPMSGITITNDLQKIEDMVLKGHAIVQVNQQDQKCMLANIAIDNYRAPTPPLNESTVIGPQEGFVEDIDTNINLVRKRLPVLDLQTKEMIVGEFSKTKVVMMYLDNLAEKDNVDFLEESLRALEYDQINDSAYIQELMGEKSIFPLYINTERTDRVTKALIDGKIAIFVDGSPSVLLTPVSYFDFFISPEDYNVSWLYATFSRILRLIAVLFSICATPLYVAVLNYHYELIPSDLLETLILSRAQVPFPPLIEALFLELAIDLLREAGARLPMKVGQTLGIVGGIVIGQASVQAGLTSNILLIIVALSALASFITPIYKMGNAVRLLRFPFLIFAEIGGLFGISLGFIFLFTHLFRLTSLRKPYALFYPTRQQSVKDSWIRFPLTMIDTRDVQARPQHVKKSAKGISTKHRSDFDD, encoded by the coding sequence ATGATTTGGAATTGGCTACGTAAGAAAAAAAAATTAAATACAACAGAGAAAAACGAAACAGATAATTCGGAGCAAAAACCTAACAATCAAGAGGATGACAACAAAGAACAGACTAGAAGTACGAAACATAATAAAAGTAACAATAGCGAGCAAAAAAAAGAGGAACACAAGGAATCTTCTCAAGATAAGCAGCAAAATCAATCGAATCAAAATCAGCAACAAAGTGCTAAACAAGATGAATCTTCTCAGGGGCAACAGAATCATTCTAAGCAAGACGACTCCGATCAGGGGCAACAGCAACACTCTAAGCAAGGCAACTCCGATCAGGGGCAACAGCAACACTCTAAGCAAGGCGACTCGAATCAAGGGCAACAGAATCATTCTAAGCAGAACGACTCCGATCAGGGGCAACAGCAACACTCTAAACAAGATGAATCTTCTCAAGAGCAACAGAATCATTCTAAGCAAGACGACTCCGATCAGGATGATTCATTCCAGGATACGCAGCAAAGCTCCAAGCAAGATGATTTAGCACAAGATAAACAGCAACACTCTAAACAAGACAACTCAGATCAGGATAAGCAACAAAATTCTAAAGGTAATAGTATTTATGATTTTTCGAAACCAGAAAAAGATCGTATTCATTCTTTACAAGATTTAATAGAGAAACTGAAAAAGTCTAGTGATTTTGTGAATTATCATACATCTGACGATGAAACGATGCCTTATTGGATTTCTTACTATCGTCCTTCACTTGATGGTGAGAAATTGCAAAAGTATTTAATGCCTACTCTTTTAGAACGACCTAACGCATCACTAGAAGAGCTGAAGGAACATATTCCAATGAGCGGCATTACAATTACAAACGATTTACAAAAAATTGAGGACATGGTTTTAAAGGGACATGCGATTGTTCAAGTAAATCAACAAGATCAAAAATGTATGCTCGCAAATATTGCAATTGATAATTATCGTGCACCAACTCCACCTTTAAACGAATCGACTGTTATTGGTCCGCAAGAAGGTTTTGTAGAGGACATTGACACAAATATTAATTTAGTTCGAAAACGTCTTCCTGTTTTAGATTTACAAACAAAAGAAATGATTGTCGGTGAGTTTTCCAAAACAAAAGTTGTCATGATGTATTTAGACAATCTCGCTGAAAAAGATAATGTAGATTTTCTCGAGGAATCATTACGTGCTCTTGAATATGATCAAATTAATGATAGTGCTTATATACAAGAATTGATGGGAGAAAAGTCGATTTTTCCTCTTTATATCAATACAGAACGCACTGATAGAGTTACAAAAGCATTAATCGATGGAAAAATCGCTATTTTTGTGGACGGTTCTCCAAGTGTTTTATTAACACCTGTATCCTATTTCGATTTTTTCATTTCACCAGAAGACTACAACGTCTCTTGGCTATACGCTACATTTTCAAGGATTTTACGCCTTATCGCCGTTCTATTCTCGATATGCGCTACACCGTTATACGTTGCAGTTTTAAATTATCATTATGAACTCATTCCAAGTGATTTACTTGAAACTTTAATTTTATCAAGGGCACAAGTACCATTCCCACCTTTAATTGAAGCTCTCTTTTTAGAACTCGCAATCGACTTATTGAGAGAAGCTGGGGCGAGGTTACCGATGAAAGTTGGTCAAACGCTCGGTATTGTAGGCGGTATCGTAATCGGACAAGCATCTGTACAAGCTGGTTTAACGAGTAATATTTTATTAATTATCGTCGCCTTATCAGCACTCGCTTCCTTTATTACACCTATTTATAAAATGGGGAATGCGGTTCGATTACTACGCTTCCCGTTTCTCATATTTGCAGAAATAGGAGGACTTTTCGGGATTTCTCTTGGGTTTATCTTTTTATTTACTCATCTATTTAGACTTACTTCCTTACGTAAACCATACGCTTTGTTTTATCCAACAAGACAACAATCTGTTAAAGATTCTTGGATTCGTTTTCCTTTAACAATGATTGATACAAGAGATGTACAAGCAAGGCCACAGCATGTAAAAAAATCAGCAAAAGGAATTTCAACAAAACATAGATCGGACTTTGATGATTAA
- a CDS encoding rhodanese-like domain-containing protein has protein sequence MTEVKTITTEEVQERLENGETLFLVDVREDEEVATGKIPEAVHIKMGDIPNKVDFFDKENEYIFICRSGMRSENVCHYLNEQGFKTVNMVGGMLQYEGEIK, from the coding sequence ATGACAGAAGTGAAAACAATTACTACAGAAGAAGTGCAAGAGCGTTTAGAAAACGGAGAAACGTTATTTTTAGTAGACGTAAGAGAAGATGAAGAAGTAGCAACAGGGAAAATTCCAGAAGCTGTACATATTAAAATGGGGGATATCCCAAATAAAGTAGATTTCTTTGATAAAGAGAATGAATATATCTTTATTTGTCGCTCGGGAATGCGCAGTGAAAATGTATGCCATTATTTAAATGAGCAAGGCTTTAAAACAGTGAACATGGTTGGCGGTATGCTTCAATATGAAGGAGAAATTAAATAA